One window from the genome of Canis lupus dingo isolate Sandy chromosome 15, ASM325472v2, whole genome shotgun sequence encodes:
- the NFYB gene encoding nuclear transcription factor Y subunit beta isoform X1 — MTMDGDSATTDASQLGISADYIGGSHYVIQPHDDTEDSMNDHEDTNGSKESFREQDIYLPIANVARIMKNAIPQTGKIAKDAKECVQECVSEFISFITSEASERCHQEKRKTINGEDILFAMSTLGFDSYVEPLKLYLQKFREAMKGEKGIGGTVTATDGLSEELTEEAFTNQLPAGLITADGQQQNVMVYTTSYQQISGVQQIQFS; from the exons ATGACA ATGGATGGCGACAGTGCTACCACAGATGCTTCTCAACTAGGCATCTCTGCAGACTACATCGGAGGAAGCCACTATGTTATACAGCCTCATGATG ataCTGAGGACAGCATGAATGATCATGAAGACACAAATGGTTCAAAAGAAAGTTTCAGAGAACAAGATATCTATCTTCCAATTGCAAATGTAGCAAGGATAATGAAAAATGCCATACCTCAAACGGGAAAG attGCAAAAGATGCCAAAGAATGTGTTCAGGAATGTGTGAGTGAGTTCATCAGCTTTATAACATCTGAAGCAAGTGAAAGATGTCATCAAGAGAAACGGAAGACAATCAATGGAGAAGATATTCTCTTTGCCATGTCAACCTTAGGCTTTGACAGTTATGTAGAACCTCTAAAATTATACCTTCAGAAATTCAGAGAG gctatgaaaggagagaaaggaattgGTGGAACAGTCACAGCTACAGATGGGCTAAGTGAAGAACTTACAGAGGAGGCATTTA CTAACCAGTTACCAGCTGGGTTAATAACTGCAGATGGTCAACAGCAAAATGTTATGGTTTATACAACGTCATATCAACAG ATTTCTGGTGTTCAACAAATTCAGTTTTCATGA
- the NFYB gene encoding nuclear transcription factor Y subunit beta isoform X2, producing the protein MDGDSATTDASQLGISADYIGGSHYVIQPHDDTEDSMNDHEDTNGSKESFREQDIYLPIANVARIMKNAIPQTGKIAKDAKECVQECVSEFISFITSEASERCHQEKRKTINGEDILFAMSTLGFDSYVEPLKLYLQKFREAMKGEKGIGGTVTATDGLSEELTEEAFTNQLPAGLITADGQQQNVMVYTTSYQQISGVQQIQFS; encoded by the exons ATGGATGGCGACAGTGCTACCACAGATGCTTCTCAACTAGGCATCTCTGCAGACTACATCGGAGGAAGCCACTATGTTATACAGCCTCATGATG ataCTGAGGACAGCATGAATGATCATGAAGACACAAATGGTTCAAAAGAAAGTTTCAGAGAACAAGATATCTATCTTCCAATTGCAAATGTAGCAAGGATAATGAAAAATGCCATACCTCAAACGGGAAAG attGCAAAAGATGCCAAAGAATGTGTTCAGGAATGTGTGAGTGAGTTCATCAGCTTTATAACATCTGAAGCAAGTGAAAGATGTCATCAAGAGAAACGGAAGACAATCAATGGAGAAGATATTCTCTTTGCCATGTCAACCTTAGGCTTTGACAGTTATGTAGAACCTCTAAAATTATACCTTCAGAAATTCAGAGAG gctatgaaaggagagaaaggaattgGTGGAACAGTCACAGCTACAGATGGGCTAAGTGAAGAACTTACAGAGGAGGCATTTA CTAACCAGTTACCAGCTGGGTTAATAACTGCAGATGGTCAACAGCAAAATGTTATGGTTTATACAACGTCATATCAACAG ATTTCTGGTGTTCAACAAATTCAGTTTTCATGA